From Salvia splendens isolate huo1 chromosome 16, SspV2, whole genome shotgun sequence, a single genomic window includes:
- the LOC121771970 gene encoding E3 ubiquitin-protein ligase MPSR1-like encodes MSSSNSESSAPPSLEELSTRGATALLLPWILRMAAAADSPPGEVAVFVHQPTRSITLVEGSLDMESLLREVPGKEGPLPATKASIESLPVVQVSEECAICLAEYEEAKEMPCRHRFHADCIDRWLGMHGSCPICRYGMPAEEGKEEMGGWRIHLFVARGRRGDGSDSDMDVDVEMDMDTDAGGSWESEEAGHAHDESSAQDMEIYESE; translated from the coding sequence atgtcttcGTCAAATTCGGAGTCGTCGGCGCCGCCGTCGCTGGAGGAGCTGAGCACCAGAGGCGCCACCGCGCTCCTCCTCCCCTGGATCCTTCGCATGGCCGCCGCGGCCGATTCCCCTCCCGGCGAGGTGGCCGTATTCGTCCACCAACCGACCCGATCGATAACCCTAGTGGAGGGCTCCCTCGACATGGAGTCTCTCCTCCGCGAGGTCCCGGGGAAGGAGGGGCCTCTGCCGGCGACGAAGGCCTCGATCGAGTCGCTGCCGGTGGTGCAGGTGTCGGAGGAGTGCGCGATCTGCCTGGCGGAGTACGAGGAGGCGAAGGAGATGCCGTGCCGCCACCGGTTCCACGCGGATTGCATCGATCGGTGGCTGGGGATGCACGGATCGTGCCCGATTTGCAGATACGGGATGCCGGCGGAGGAGGGGAAGGAGGAGATGGGGGGATGGAGGATCCATTTGTTCGTGGCGCGGGGCAGGAGGGGTGACGGGTCGGATTCGGACATGGATGTGGATGTGGAAATGGATATGGATACGGATGCGGGTGGGAGTTGGGAAAGTGAGGAGGCGGGTCATGCTCATGATGAGTCGTCAGCTCAGGATATGGAGATTTATGAAAGtgaatga
- the LOC121769934 gene encoding uncharacterized protein At5g19025-like: MVCFDSSISVEHHTGMAKSVNSVDPCSKSKQINHHSHKSRKNPISFNKLNIPACDQSRYAVIDVAILIAVIASCGFLIYPYARILAHKTMELGEEVVDVVSEEIVRAPMVFGCLGLSILFAAMALVAIAICTDNRCGKPGCRGLAKAAEFDIQLEAEESLKRCGCLSEASLKKGLFELPRDHHKELEAELKKMAPPNGRAVLVFRARCGCSVGRMEVLGPRRLSRKLKK; the protein is encoded by the coding sequence ATGGTCTGTTTCGATAGCTCGATTTCGGTTGAACATCACACCGGCATGGCTAAATCCGTTAATTCAGTCGACCCTTGTTCGAAATCCAAGCAAATCAACCACCACTCGCACAAGAGTAGGAAAAATCCGATCTCATTCAATAAGCTAAACATCCCCGCATGCGATCAATCTCGCTACGCCGTGATCGATGTCGCGATCTTGATCGCTGTAATCGCTTCCTGCGGCTTCCTAATTTACCCTTACGCGCGAATCCTGGCCCACAAAACAATGGAACTCGGCGAGGAGGTGGTCGACGTGGTGAGCGAGGAGATCGTCCGGGCGCCCATGGTGTTCGGCTGCTTAGGGCTCAGCATTCTGTTCGCGGCGATGGCTCTCGTCGCCATCGCCATCTGCACGGACAACAGGTGTGGGAAGCCGGGGTGTCGAGGCCTGGCTAAGGCTGCTGAGTTCGACATTCAATTGGAGGCAGAGGAGAGTTTGAAGAGGTGTGGTTGTTTATCAGAGGCTTCGTTGAAGAAGGGTCTCTTCGAATTGCCTCGTGATCACCACAAGGAGCTGGAGGCGGAGCTCAAGAAGATGGCGCCGCCTAATGGGAGGGCGGTGCTGGTGTTCCGAGCTAGGTGTGGATGCTCTGTGGGGAGAATGGAGGTTCTTGGGCCGAGGAGGTTGTCTCGGAAGCTAAAGAAGTAG
- the LOC121772658 gene encoding cyclic dof factor 2-like, which produces MTEKDNTVSEVRLFGKTIELPAAESGAARTLEDRSNQEPPCSSDSMLQDGGLNGDAEEDQEFSESMSSPKQDHAKDSEELKDSSEYRAIAEDPNPPSETEKMVTGEDDQNETSNSQEEKPLKKPEKIIPCPRCNSMDTKFCYFNNYNVNQPRHFCKNCQRYWTAGGTMRNVPVGAGRRKNKNSVPQYGHITIPEALQSAHHAAVNPKGTLLTFDSDSPLCESMASVLNIVDKTNSRNGFHRPEEMEMSVRSKESGDDSSTTASSSKDEVGKKPKMMPNGHPLPHQVPCYPGGPWPYPWNPVQWNSAVSPPSFPVPFYAAAPPPYWACAVPGAWNVPYVMQQLPTALQTPPSPNSPALGKHLREETAPKTANAEEGEAKETNLERNLWFPKTLRIDDPGEAAKSSIWATLGIKNERAGAVGASGGGSGLFKVFQPQSKGDEKSLGSEASTVLQANPAALSRSLNFHENS; this is translated from the exons ATGACAGAGAAGGATAACACAGTGTCTGAGGTAAGACTTTTTGGTAAGACTATTGAACTGCCGGCGGCGGAGAGTGGCGCAGCTAGGACTCTAGAGGATCGGTCGAATCAAGAACCGCCGTGCTCGTCTGATTCTATGCTCCAAGATGGCGGCTTGAATGGAGATGCGGAGGAGGACCAGGAATTTAGCGAG AGTATGTCAAGTCCTAAACAAGATCATGCTAAAGACTCTGAGGAATTGAAAGATTCCAGTGAGTATCGAGCAATAGCTGAGGATCCGAATCCACCCTCTGAGACTGAGAAGATGGTGACGGGTGAAGATGACCAAAATGAGACGAGTAACTCACAGGAGGAGAAACCCCTCAAGAAGCCCGAAAAGATAATTCCGTGTCCTCGCTGCAACAGCATGGATACGAAGTTTTGTTACTTCAACAATTACAACGTGAACCAACCTAGGCATTTCTGCAAGAATTGCCAGAGATACTGGACAGCCGGAGGGACCATGAGGAATGTGCCTGTAGGCGCTGGTCGACGTAAGAACAAGAACTCTGTTCCCCAGTACGGCCATATCACTATCCCGGAGGCCCTTCAGAGTGCTCACCATGCTGCTGTCAACCCCAAGGGCACTCTTCTCACCTTCGACTCAGATTCGCCCCTATGTGAATCCATGGCGTCAGTTTTGAACATTGTTGATAAAACAAACTCAAGAAACGGATTCCACAGACCCGAAGAGATGGAGATGTCTGTTCGGAGTAAGGAGAGCGGGGATGATTCTTCCACCACTGCTTCAAGTTCGAAGGATGAAGTAGGTAAGAAGCCCAAGATGATGCCAAACGGCCATCCCTTGCCTCATCAGGTGCCATGCTATCCGGGAGGCCCCTGGCCCTACCCGTGGAATCCCGTGCAGTGGAACTCTGCTGTATCTCCACCGAGCTTTCCTGTGCCGTTCTATGCTGCAGCACCACCACCTTATTGGGCTTGTGCAGTGCCTGGTGCTTGGAACGTCCCGTATGTTATGCAACAACTGCCAACTGCTCTCCAGACGCCTCCTAGCCCAAACTCCCCGGCTTTggggaagcatttgagagaagaaaCAGCGCCAAAAACTGCCAATGCAGAGGAAGGGGAAGCAAAGGAGACCAATCTTGAGAGAAACCTATGGTTTCCAAAAACATTGAGGATTGACGATCCGGGAGAGGCTGCAAAGAGCTCGATATGGGCAACATTGGGGATAAAGAACGAGAGAGCCGGAGCTGTGGGAGCCAGCGGTGGTGGCAGTGGCCTTTTCAAGGTGTTCCAACCTCAATCTAAAGGTGATGAAAAGAGCCTCGGTTCAGAAGCCTCAACGGTGTTACAAGCCAATCCGGCAGCACTCTCCCGCTCGTTGAACTTCCATGAGAACTCCTAA
- the LOC121771971 gene encoding probable calcium-binding protein CML46 yields MSVANLNEFPLHELSTNMSTIRFSLLILGLIKFLLVQILLHRKRISLFFTAESRDVSDDSNTNIKVAEIKSDDESVCEGEQLETVMTRLGISGQGKLPAKMGGDEIFEMFEKRGPSLGEVREAFDVFDQNGDGFIDEEELQRVLCGLGFKEGMEIQNCRRMIGAVDEDGEGRIGFDLFLKFMENNFA; encoded by the coding sequence ATGTCTGTGGCTAATCTAAACGAGTTCCCACTTCACGAATTATCCACAAACATGAGCACCATCCGATTCTCTCTCCTCATCCTCGGCCTAATCAAATTCCTCCTCGTTCAAATCCTCCTCCACAGGAAAAGAATCTCCCTCTTCTTCACCGCCGAATCCCGCGATGTCTCCGATGACTCAAACACGAACATAAAAGTGGCCGAGATCAAATCCGACGATGAGAGTGTTTGCGAAGGAGAGCAGCTGGAGACGGTGATGACGAGGCTGGGGATTTCCGGGCAAGGGAAGCTCCCCGCGAAGATGGGCGGGGACGAGATTTTCGAGATGTTTGAGAAGAGAGGGCCGAGTTTGGGGGAAGTGAGGGAAGCTTTCGATGTGTTTGATCAGAACGGGGATGGGTTTATCGACGAGGAGGAGCTGCAGAGGGTTCTGTGTGGTCTTGGATTCAAGGAAGGGATGGAGATTCAGAATTGCAGGAGGATGATTGGGgctgttgatgaagatggagaGGGGAGAATTGGTTTTGATCTGTTTCTCAAATTCATGGAAAATAACTTTgcttag